The window aggggggacaagatttaatttaaagggaatcttgcattattttaaatgaagcatgggggacaaaatataatggggtggtgtgatatgtttatttaatgtaatggggatgagtggaaagataatgggttgggtagagaaaaagtatggattttaattaattgaaaggtttatgggatgggttatatatgtgaagtcttgaacacaagacatatgagaatagaaagagatacgagagaaaaaatacacacacagatagagagaaaaaacggacagagaatagaagagagaaaaattccgaaaaatatttaagctttcaaaataaaaataaaactaaaaatctactgctttctttctttgtttgaaattagtattaatggttgttgtttcatttaaagcttaaagcttttgtttttgggattactactccaccggtctgttactgggttgttactgttgctgggcagttgttgctgttgtactgttattactgctgctgattctcatcttcattttcttttgcttccaatatcaggtacatatctgtaaattcatgtcacgaaaagcttcaacatgacaaattaatgaagttcgggaattataattctgttttccattcgttcaagttcattagttaaaaatttggtttttgtttcagttgattaatatagtagtacgtttggcgtaatgaatataagataattgttacctcttaaaattcgtttaagtgttgtaataatatcatctatttcggaattttcattaagtgaagtcatgattgaaatatcaaggtagggaacatggcataaaatgggccattaattacatcccgtaatattgttagctaaatgtaaagtagaatggaagtatcaagaaattacattattagtatatcttgtaaaaaatctgattttggtttagattgatataagttgtatgttcatatatggcatgatgatgagtatatatataatcatatgtggaaggtgagttgatacaatattaggaatggttcaaacgtacaactatattgcatgtgatgtaattttattgaatcaatttgtataatagtcctctttcttatcaacttgactcttatcttccattgcaaacattaaccaaaccattgcaacgttggactaaaacaaatacatgagAAGGACATAGGATTTATAAACGAATCATGGCATTTTAtgtaaaaaatatatagaagaggagttcgccttaaatgaaacaatgaagattctgcagaaactattaatttgtttactttttaagttctttcccaattttatacacgattcgatttatggacatccaaataTTGTATCCACGAAAAATGTTAGTTTTTAGATACAtattgtctgttttctttttcacgtcattaattctttaaaatttgaggtatatgattcatatgtgtaaaacaaggctcgcggtcaacacataataacaatttgtagagaaccttatcaagaatattttgtgattagggatacgttcgcgtaacctgattatatttctaaaagcaattcggattatgcgttcgcgcaacttcgatcgaatatttaataaaagggattcctcggagaatatcattattaatttcataaaaccccgagatgtgaggttcactacttaattatacaaaaagggcgaatgttcttgattttattaaagcataatttcgaaaataattattataataaaaatattatctatattattgtgtacacgtgcgcgtgacacaactccacatgtttttaaaaatataatttataacacgaatatacgtacgagtgattcgattcaaagaagggtctttaaatataaatagaagcggtaacaataaaatcatgcaataaaaatgtattttacaaatcaaaataatcaagccgaatataacagttgagcgaccgtgctagaaccacggaactcggaatgcctaacaccttctcccgggttaacagaattccttatccggatttttggtacgcagactgttaaatagacatagtcatattctcctcgattcagggaataaaaccggtgacttgggacgccttaaaattcccaggtggcgactctgaaacaaacaaacaaatctcgtttcgactgtcctttaattggagaaaactccccacgcaccctcgcgggcgcggaaaaaggaggtgcgacaacgaCAACGTAACTCATCTCAGCTTAATTTCATACAAGTTTAAACTGCAGTAATATAATAAAAGTGGTGAAAGGAATAAAAGTGCACATAGGTTTCAAATACGTAATAAGTCAgttaattaggccaattattaatagttaagcgaccatactaaaaccacgaaacccgggagtacctcacaccttctctcgagttaacagaattccttaccctgTCTTTTGTGTTcacagaccataaataagagtcaaaacttcctcgatttgggatttaaaataaaccggtgacttgggacaccataaattattccaagtggcgattctgaaaattaaataaataatcctatttcgaataatgtcactttaattggaaaaactccctatccccctcgggtaaaaaggaggtgtggcacAGTAGATAATTTCATTAaaaacttgtttggatggttgttacttattgtatcgtattgttacttctaaatacaataattattttaattacttCTTAAATTTTATGAAATTCGTCATTATATAACAATGAATTGTCATTTTATATAACAATCAATTTGATCGCATCGTTATCTCGTCATTTTTCTCATCTTGCCCATCATTATTGTTGTGGCtcaacgcacacgcaagtatacgcgatcgtcaagtaataaaatgaCTAATAGtcagatgtcgaacccacgaggacttgtgattaactattaactaaattagcctttcctaattatctaaacaagaattaaacctagaagtatttgattctaaattaattaaataaagaaaaataaataatgaactttgaacagagaaagagcagatttttatgttatcaatgttatgaaaacgatctagggttatgggctatctaacattcctattgtatttttcaattgaattgactaactaattcatCTAGCTTATTAGTTGAcaaggttaatattgctcataagaatctgtcgagttcttactcgcttattaaagctaacctaacgcctatatgtctatggagtcaGAACTagcaagaacgcatttataactcctgtacatcaaccaagcaaggcaattaggtatatttttatcctaaccgcgaatccgttccccgatgcccaggttcaagaacttgctctactcaatcctatgtgcaatctagaatttccactttcgagttcaattctagatttgtAGATAATATtaaattggtgatcaagcaatcaaataattaagtgcaagtttgaataaataaatcaatatgataaatcaataaagtaaaatcaatattcgaataataatagtcatgaaagaaccacgatcttagaacgtgaagtttagctcacatagacatggtagccaagcaacaaatcatacaaagaaacataaagattacTAAATTTGGTGGAAGAAGATGAGATCCGGCCTCCACGAGGGCTTCTTACTCTCCCTAGGTCGAATTCCCTTCAAAAGGAATGTtcatgacctaaaagaggcgttttggcttatatattgcgtacaaaattGTGGGTcaaagtttttcttttcctattgCGAATCAGCTTCCACTTCTTCAGCTTCGCATGGTAGGGTGGATGCTTTGTTTCTTCATCTCTATTGTGCCCAGGTGCAGATGCTACGGTGGATGCCTTGacccgacttcactgctaagagTGCACCAACCAGCCTTCTTTCcaaggttggatgcgacgcatccaccctcttCTCCTCTAGTTGGAgcatattttcttcatatttttgcactccaaacatcCTAAATCATCACACATAAACTTATTTAGTCATAAAACTAATAATTAACACATATTGAacattttaaagattaaatagcataaaaaagcggttaaaatatgAATGAAGTAACATTAAAACATatagaaatatgcccaacatcaataATTTTTTCATAATTCTACTTTATCCTAACCTTTCCAATAATAACTCTACCCttactttctttttttataatattagAAATTTATCTTTTGATTGCTGATCGAGACATTataaaataaatgacacaatttattcaaattaaaaaaatacagtATAATGTATTACAATGCAATAGAATACCTTATGAAAGAATAaccaaaactatccaaaacaaGCTGTAATATAATGTAACAAATGTACCAAATTATCAAAAATTAACCAaaatttatagcctgtttggccaagtttttttggagacaaaagtatttttttttacctaaagcacttttggccaaaaattttAGAAGTTTTTAGAAGGGGAAAAAGTGCTTTCGAATAGAAGcggaagcagaaaaaaatagcttctgtccaaaaacacttttctgaaaagcacttttgagaaaaatacatatagaaatattttttaaaagtttggccaaatattaattattattcaaaaggactttttaaattaattaaccaaacatAAAGTAATACccacaaaaaatactttttaaaaaagtactATTCAAAAAAGCCTTCGCCAAACGGGCTATTAGCCGGTTcaaataaagttaaaattgaaacTTGAACACAAAtttcaaatcctaaattatcGATTCAGAGTTTATTTATTGGACTTGATAATTGACAGTGTGAAACCTTAAAGAAAGAAATGAGATTGAAAGCAATGTGGATTTTCCGGCCAAGTTCAGCCGGGAATCTCGAACTTGACAAATCTTTAATGGTTCCGGCAACCAGCTATACGGACAAATCACCGGCAAATTTGTTCTCCGGCGGCGTGCCGAGAAATATCTCGAATCTCTTTCAGCTCAATCTCTCTTACAGTCACTTCTCCGGCAAAATTCCGGCAAGTCTCCGGTGGGCTTCACTAACTTCAGCTTTTAATGGTCGAGAAGAAGTGAAAAAAGAAATTAGGTTGTATGCACCGACTATTTACACAATCAGGTCATTGAATATAATCTATTTAATAACATTAATTAGAATAAATAATAAGTAATCTGGTATATTTGAAATCATTAccgtgtatataacttaaatctttATATTGTGTTTTGGGTTGATATTATGGTCACTTCGAACAAGATATAGGAGCGAGACCACGCTCTTAAAGTTTTGTTTCAGAACAAATTTAGAGGCAAAATCTGTTCTTTATTACTCACTTTGATTCAATTTATGTGACATTTTTTTTATTCTGTTTAACATTTTCTCTGTTTAAAAGTAACTTAATTTATTTGGCGAGATGATATATAGCCACATAAATAAGTTTGGTTTGCTTTAGACCACAAATTTAAAGatctttagtttttcttttataaattcTGTGTCCAATCAAACAAAACTACATAAAATGAGTGTAAAAGTTTGTGTGATGGATTGAAATGAATATTGTCATAGACAGATGTGAACAATGTGGTATCAGGGTACTTTGATAGAATTTACCAAGAACTGACCAAACGACTAAAAGTAAACATAAAGGAAGGAGCAGACAAACTTTCCCCAATTAAAGAATTACTGGAATGGTGAGCAGGTCTTTTTAAACCGTGTGACAAGTCAACCAAAGGCTTATATCAGTAGTAAAGAAGCAACTGACCACAATTTTCCTACATCTGCAAACATCTTTCACATTCATCTACAATGGCTTCATCCAATCAAAATTTGAAGAATGGTGTTTTCTTGAGTTTTAGAGGTGAAGATACTCGTAAAACTTGTCTGGGTCATCTCTACTATGCTCTAAAACACAGAGGGATTCACACTTTCAAAGATGACATAAGGTTGGAGAGAGGAAAGTCAATTCCACCTGAACTTGTGAAAGCTATTGAACAATCAAGATTTGCTATTGTTGTATTTTCTAAGAACTATGCAACCTCCGCTTGGTGCTTGGATGAACTTGCAAAGATCATGAAATGCAAGAAAGAATTAGGACAAACTGTCTATGACATGGATCCGTCGGATGTAAGTAAGCATAGTGGAAGTTTTGCTGAATCATTTGATATGAGGAAaatttgagagttgatttggagaagGTGCAATGTTGGAGGGATGCATTTAGTGAAGCAGGCAAGGCAAGACAGCAGGATATGACTTACCAAATGGCTACGACGGGTTCAAAGCTCTCTTTACTTTTCTTGCTTATTCTCCGAAACCTTTTAGTACACTGAAATTTATGTCGGACAACTATACTTTAATCCCAATAGTTGGGGTCACCTATACTCTTGGCTATTCAGGGGATTCAATATTGTTAGACACATAAAATATATGTgatgaaaaaagaaaatcacatgCAAGAAAAAAATTTCAGTAGTTTATCCAGTATACTGAAGATATGTTCTCAGTCAGGAATACTAGTAAGTTCTTGGGAAAGCAAGGTAAGAGCTTAGTTCGTCATCGACTAAACAATAGCCTCCAAGATATGTTTTAACAGCTTAGAGAAGCTAAAAGTAGTTATACTATCCTTATGCAATttgaaagagagaaagaaaaggtaGGGCTGGAAATAAAAATATGCTGCTTTGTGTGTTAGAGTATTGCAGTGGTTGAGGGTATGGGTTATTGTCTCCTTATATGGATTTGCCAATCCTTACTTTGTGAGCTAGTTTTGCAGTTAAGTTAGGCCTAAGATCCTTTTTTTAACATGTTTTTCAGAGCCAAACCCATCTCTATTCTGGGTTTACCAAATTTGGGGCCCGTATATTGTGTTGTCCATCCTCTAAATGTAGTTCTGGACATGTGAAGGGTGAGTTCCACATTAGTTTTGGATATGAGTTGTCTCCTCATATGATATTCGGCAATCCTTACCTCATGAGCTAGCCTTTGAGGTTAAGTTGGCCGAAAGGTTCATTTTTGAACAATAGTCATTTCCCAAAAGATAAATCTTTAAAGGAAGAAAAAATAGGTAATGGGGTAAATAATAACCAACCATTAACAGGGTGAGGAACCAAAGAGAGTATGTGAACAGAGAGAGATGAGAAGCGATTGAGCACTTTTTTCCACATTATTTCTGATTCTCATGGTATCTAAAGTGATTAGAAATACTAAGCATATTACATAATTTCTGCACTAATGATTTTCTCATGGTCTTGAAAGGACTAGGAATACTAAAACGCATCAATCATGCACGCTGTATGTGAAGTCTCATTTCGAGTTGTTTTTGCCATTGCATGTACAAATATGAATCTAATTGCATTCAGCATGTTGTTGAAGACATACTGGGTAAATTATGTCAAGTTATTTCAAGCATTGATAATGATTTAGTGGGGATGGAATCTCGAGTGCGTGAAGTAAGTTCATTACTAAGGATGGAAGCACCTAATGTTTGTTTTATTGGAATAGGGGGGATGGGAGGCATTGGCAAGACAACAATCGCAAGTGCTGTGTTTGGAAAATATTCTTGCCAATTTGAAGATGTTTGTTtttgtgagaaagcacgggagaaaatattattaattaattaaagtgtTGTACAACGCCTTATTTATATACAATGATTACATAATAATAGGTATTTGCTTCCCGATGTGGGATACTATACATGACTAACTACTTAACACTCCTCCTCAAGCCAGTACATATAAATCAtctgtaccgagcttgttacaaatataactaatacgagaaccagtaagcgacttagtgaaaatatctgctagctgatcattcgacttcacaaactttgtaacagtatctcctgagagtatcttttctctgacaaagtgacagtcgatctcaatatgtttagtcctctcatggaacatcAGATTTGACGCAATAAGAGcaacttgattatcacacacCAGTTCCATCTTGAACTGGACTAGGTGGTGGAAttggagctataggtggtagaactggagctataggtggtggaactggagctataaGTGGTGGAGCTGCAACTAGAGCTATAGCtctaggtggtggagctggagttgtagaggaagatgaatgggagatagtgactgaatctccaaaagaagaaactggtagcacctcagaaatatctaagtgattatTTGCACCTGTGAaatatgattgggtttcaaagaaggtaacatcagcggacataagATATTGCTGGAGGTCAGGAGAATAGCATTGATTCCCCTTTTGCGTTCTCGAGTAACCCAGAAATACATACTTAAGAGCACAAGGAgtcctggagtaaggttatgaacaaaacacgtgcttccaaagacacggggtggaagagagaacaaaggtaagtggggaaacaggacagagaatggaacttgattctggatagctgaagatgtcatacgattaataagatagcaagatgtaagaacttCATCCCtccaaaaacgcaacggaacatgagattgtatgagtagggtacgagcagtttttagacccattggccattgtgactgttGGAGAGATTGAGATcacgaaatagtagtgaaaagagatttgttactaGAAGTATGAtcagatgcacctgaatcaatgacccaagactcagaggtTGAAGATTGGGAGACACAAGTCACACTACTATCTGTTTGAACAACGGAAGCTATCCTTGAAGATGTCTGTTTACATGCtttgtactgaaggaactcaatataatccgGTAAAGAAACCATCTGGATTGGATTCAATGAATTGGATCCAACGGACTATGAGTTAAAGGCTTCTGATAC is drawn from Nicotiana tabacum cultivar K326 chromosome 22, ASM71507v2, whole genome shotgun sequence and contains these coding sequences:
- the LOC142176266 gene encoding disease resistance protein Roq1-like; translated protein: MASSNQNLKNGVFLSFRGEDTRKTCLGHLYYALKHRGIHTFKDDIRLERGKSIPPELVKAIEQSRFAIVVFSKNYATSAWCLDELAKIMKCKKELGQTVYDMDPSDHVVEDILGKLCQVISSIDNDLVGMESRVREGGWEALARQQSQVLCLENILANLKMFVFKCKGHMDCNICKVFSSLLKVSLTITSVYEGMEIMRKRLRSMKVLIILDDVNQKGQLEIQHDSRRSRIWLPEDIEDLFTGNFEAEAVEGLWIPRNYIPKQVISYYNISEAFRRMKRLRVLVVRATNFCSIDPITHLPSSLRWLDWDSCPLNS